TTTTCAGATCAAATACTCCTCCCTGGAAACGACTTGGACTTTTACCGAATCGTATTCTACCGTCCCTGGGCGGATGGCAGAAGATACGTTAGAGTAGTGACGAAAACTCTCGGACCAGGATACAGAGGATTTAGAGTGGTCTATGAGTTTTACAAGGGAAAGGATGATCAAAGATTCAAATATATATACAGAACTTGTGTAGACCTTGATTTGTTGGATCAGGAAGAAAATCACATTATCAAGATAGATGATATGGGCTCAGGAGCAAAGAGGTTTCACGTACAAAGTGAGAAATGCACGGAGTTGAAGATATGCGTGGTCAAATACGGCAGATATACGCTCGACAAGGAGATAGAGGGATTAATAGACCGGAATGTCATATGGGAGGGAGGAATTCTTTACCCGACGATAACAATTATATCGCGCTATAACAACGGAACTTGCGTCGCTACAAAGTACAAGTACGCTGGAATTGAAGATGGGTTCGTGTTAGTTTCCAGGCAAGAATCTGAGATTTTCCTGGGTCCATCAGATGAAAAGATTGTTGTTAAATGATTTATCCTCCAGTAGATGTTTTCGAGAAAACTTGAAGATATTACAGTCTCCTCTAGGAAGGATGAAAAAGGGATGGGTCATCAATTCTCCATTTCTATCTTTGGGAGCCAGAAAGTGTAAAGTCTACAACATGGTCATCTTCGTGCTTGATGTTCACAGTTCCAGTGGCACAGCCAAGGCATCATTAGAAGATGCCATGCAAGGCAGAGTGGCTCTAGTATTTTGGTGCATTTATCCTACTCACTGTAAATCTCAAACCTTAGGAACAAGAAGCTGATCTGCAAGAGTAGAAATATCGCACATATAAACATATCTATGACAGTTAATTTTTCATCACTAGGTCTTATACAAACATCTTGGAATAAACGGCAACTTGCAACTGAGAGGGTATGTTTCTTTGTGTTCATGCCTATGTGAGTGACGGTGAAAATGTCTATGTCTGTATAGTCTTGTTTCTGGTTTACCATCCATTGATTTAAAGACTATTACAGTTAATACCATAATGTTTTCCGCTGATCTATAGAGTCTTCCTACTGTTTGCTCTAGTAATGAAAGTAACAAATAATCGGTATTTGGACCACCCAACGGTCTTGCTCTTGATATGGCACTCATGATTACAATCGCTTGTTTTACCGTATCATAGAATTTCGTGCCTGGTACAGCATTTTTAATCAGTGCCTCTATTCCTTCAATGACAAATGCAGCTGCAGTTGGAGATTCTCCCAGACTTTTTTCGACAACATCTTTGAAAGCATCTCCAATGGCCTTAACTATCGCATTGGCAAATACTCTTTCCGCTGCCTTTTCTATCTCCTTTTCTGCATCCTCACTAACTATTGAGACAAAAAATGCGCTTGCACGGACTGCAGTTCTAATTGCGTATGCTGCAGTTATTTTATGCTTCACAATTTCCAGTTGATCTATAACTATTGTGACCATGGATCCTATTCCGTATGATATGACATCAACGATTGTAACTCCATTAGCTTTTGCAGTGGCACTGATATAGTGTATAAATAATACCACTAACACGGTCGAGACTGTATTTGTAACATCATCTAGTGTTTGTAGAATTGATGTTCCGGTAGAGGTACTACTCTCGGATGACTCAGTGCTTCTTCTCCTTCTCCTTGAGCCTCCCGGGGTACTTTCACCACCTGCTAACTTCTTTATAAGATCGATTATTTTTTCCAGTATCTCTGTAACATCCTTGATACTCTCCTCAGCTCTGGCTACGGTAGTGGCAGTCATTCTGGGAATACGAAAGAATCTCTACAGACCCAGTTCCTAGAGTATGTTCGAGACAATTCCAGTTGCTTCAGGAGTCGTAGACATAGAAGACAGGGGCATACTCAATGAATGTTCAGTAGAACGTTATTCAAGGATTCATCATGTACCAGGTGTTATTCCCATGATGGAAGGATGTGATGGATAATCTCTTCCAGGGAATACAGAGGGAGAAAATGACAATTGAGTGAATGAAGATTCTAGGTACCTAACCCCATGAGGTCTACATTCGGACCTTTTAAGAGACATTTCATCATGTGAAGAAGCAAAAGAGTTCCACAGGAGCATCTTGCGGAAGGTTTTACGGTGGCTAGCAGCCAATTAGCCGTGGAGGGTGTGGCCTTGGACTCGGCGTTTATTCCTTCTTTCATTCCTTCCACCAGGCTTTTAAATTGTGTTACTCCCAGTTTTACTAATTCTCGAATATGCGCTGTATCAGAGCACATTACGGTGATGTAGCCAAAAACTGGACTTTTCGAGCGAGGAGCGTATTAATGTGTAGAAAAGAAGGTGACTGGAAGTGTACCAACGTTGGCTGTGCAAGGGCACCTGCATTCCTTCTAACATTTTCGACAGGGAAATCAGCCAGGTTGGTCCTTGCCGGCTTGTAGCCGTAAATTCGCTCCGCTAGAGCTCAATGAGTGGGCTCAAGACAAGACTCGTGCCATTCCAGTAATGCATTTACTCTCTAGAAAAGTGGTATAGCATGCCTTATAGACTTTCGACTGGAATGGTAACACTCTGATACTTTGGTATTGCAACTTTAGCGAGAACAGCGCGATCTATAGAGTCTTCATAAGGAGTATTTATTGAGAAGGATCTGGATAGAAAAGTTTCTAGCGACGACTCAGAACTCTTTCCATAGTCTTTAAAATTAGGAAGAGAGCCATAGTAATCGCAAATAGTCTCAAAAACCGTGCAAATGATGCCTACAGAATACTGTGAATAAAGGAGTTCCTACCCAAAGTATCCTTGCATAACTTGCTGATTTCTAGTGGTAGTATTCTTTAGCAACACCTAAAAGAGCGCCACAAACTGCGGAGCATATAATTACTAGACCGGTGAATAATTCTTCCCCGGAATCCGGTGAGCCAGTATTTCCGCATTCACTACATTCAACAATTTAATGGCAACTGTCTActtttacacatttccgGTTTTACCGCAAAACTAAGGA
Above is a genomic segment from Theileria equi strain WA chromosome 4 map unlocalized gcontig_1105316255041, whole genome shotgun sequence containing:
- a CDS encoding signal peptide containing protein (encoded by transcript BEWA_049550A): MQLFTNVLVWHFFAILIAKYASTSPFKERVPLDVDTSCEPVHGIGVVRSEQFPGARYYYVRTTFAVKYRIGLVAHGNQILLPGNDLDFYRIVFYRPWADGRRYVRVVTKTLGPGYRGFRVVYEFYKGKDDQRFKYIYRTCVDLDLLDQEENHIIKIDDMGSGAKRFHVQSEKCTELKICVVKYGRYTLDKEIEGLIDRNVIWEGGILYPTITIISRYNNGTCVATKYKYAGIEDGFVLVSRQESEIFLGPSDEKIVVK
- a CDS encoding hypothetical protein (encoded by transcript BEWA_049560A); the encoded protein is MTATTVARAEESIKDVTEILEKIIDLIKKLAGGESTPGGSRRRRRSTESSESSTSTGTSILQTLDDVTNTVSTVLVVLFIHYISATAKANGVTIVDVISYGIGSMVTIVIDQLEIVKHKITAAYAIRTAVRASAFFVSIVSEDAEKEIEKAAERVFANAIVKAIGDAFKDVVEKSLGESPTAAAFVIEGIEALIKNAVPGTKFYDTVKQAIVIMSAISRARPLGGPNTDYLLLSLLEQTVGRLYRSAENIMVLTVIVFKSMDGKPETRLYRHRHFHRHSHRHEHKETYPLSCKLPFIPRCLYKT